A section of the Marmota flaviventris isolate mMarFla1 chromosome 19, mMarFla1.hap1, whole genome shotgun sequence genome encodes:
- the LOC114096831 gene encoding group 10 secretory phospholipase A2-like, which yields MGLLPPCPPIMLLLLLLLLLGPGPGPSVASKRSHVHRRGILELAGTLNCVGTRTPMAYMNYGCYCGLGGHGQPQDAIDWCCYHHDCCYTRAEEAGCSPKLERYSWQCDNQRILCGSADDECQKLLCKCDKEIAYCLAGTKYNFKYLFYPQSLCEKDSPKCD from the exons ATGGGTCTGCTACCTCCGTGCCCCCCAATAATGCTGCTactcttgctgctgctgctgctgggaccTGGCCCCGGACCCAGCGTGG CATCTAAGAGGTCACATGTGCACCGGCGTGGGATCCTGGAACTGGCAGGGACTTTGAACTGTGTCGGCACCCGAACCCCCATGGCCTACATGAACTACGGCTGCTACTGTGGCCTGGGTGGCCATGGCCAGCCCCAGGATGCCATCGACTG GTGCTGCTACCACCATGACTGCTGCTACACTCGCGCAGAGGAGGCTGGCTGCAGTCCCAAGTTGGAGCGCTACTCCTGGCAGTGTGACAACCAGCGCATCCTGTGTG GATCCGCGGATGATGAATGCCAGAAGCTCCTGTGTAAGTGTGACAAGGAGATTGCTTACTGCCTAGCCGGTACCAAGTACAACTTTAAGTACCTCTTCTACCCACAGTCTTTATGTGAGAAGGACTCACCCAAGTGTGACTGA